In Nocardioides sp. JS614, the sequence CGGGTCCGTCGTGCTCGCCGGCGGCATCGGCAAGCCCGAGCACGAGGGCCGCGCTGGCTGCGGCGCCGGAAGCGAGTGCCCAAGGCCGGAGCCATGTCCGCCTTCGCAGCAGGGCTAGGCCGGCTGGCGTCAGCGACAGCACGATGATCCCGACTGTGATGAGCTCGATGTGGTGCCGTACTGGTCCGATGCCGCCGAACAGGTACCCGGCGCCCAGCATGGACGCACACCACAGTGTCGCGCCGAGAACGTTGTAAGTGGTGAAGTGACCCCGTCTCATTCGGGCGGCACCTGCTGCCACGGGCGTGAACGTTCGAGCGAGGGGGACGAAACGCGCGAGGATCACGGCGCGGGGGCCGTGTCTCGCGAAGAACATTGTGGCATTCTCGAGATGTCGGGGGTCGAGCAGGCGAGACTGTGGTCGGCTGAGCACGCGGGGTCCGTAGCGGCGTCCGACGAGGTAGCCGACTTGGTCGCCCGCGGCGGCGGCGGTCGTGACGGCCGGGACGATTACCCAGATTGGCACACCGAGGTCCCCGTGTGCCACCAGCAGTCCGGCGGTGAACAGCAGTGAGTCGCCGGGCAGGAAGAACCCGAACAGCAGCCCTGTCTCGGCGAAGACGACGCCGAGCACGAGGATGACTGCGAACGGTCCCAGCGTGGACAGCAGCGCGTCGAGATGGCCGCTCACGACGGGCCCACGGGGGGCTGCGTGGGGGGCGAGGTGCTGGCGAGGCGTTGGCGGGGGAGGGGCGCCGGAAGGCCGATCACGCGACGCCGGCCCGGCCGTAGTCGTCAGCGAGCCTGACGATGTCGTCCTCGCGCGTTTCTGCCCCCCACTGCACCTCGATCACCAGGAGTTCCTCGTCGTGCTGGTTCGCGAGTCGATGTGCTGAGCAGCGAGGTACGTGCGCCGTCTCCCCCGGCGATGCCAGCCAGGAGCGAGTGCCGACCTGGCAGGTGGCGATTCCGGCCACCACTATCCAGGCCTCGGCTCGGAAGTGGTGCTGCTGCAGGGACAAGCGGGCGTGGGGGTGGACGTGAAGTCGCTTCACCTTGAAGCCGGGGCCTTCATCTAGAACGAGCCAGTCGCCCCACGGGCGTACGTCGGCCTGCCTCCGCGCGAGGCTGGTGATGGCGGCCGACGGCTCTCGAAACCTCCAGGTCCTCATGCTCCTAAAGCTAGGAACCCGATGCTGACACGCACCTGACAGCAAGGGGTTACACGTTCGGGTCGGTGAAGACGAACCGCCGGTAGCTCCAGAAGCGGAACGCAGTGCCGAGCACCAAACCAACGACGTTGGCCGAGATGTTGTCCGCGAGCCGACTGGTCAGGCCCAGGACGTCGTGGGAAACGACCAGACATGCGACGGAGATGGCCAGGCCGACCAGGTTGAACCCCACGAAGAGAGTGATCTTCCGGTGTCGATCGGCGCCGAAGCGACCGCGCCAGGTGATCTGCCGGTTGCCCACGTAGGTCACGAGCATCGCCACGGCGACCGCGAGGCAGCGCGCCGCCCACGGATGCCACGTCGAGAATGGCGGCGTCGAGAGAAGGATGTTGAACACCACCACGTCGACGACGTACGCGACCCCTCCGACCCCGAGGAAGGTCACCAGCTCGGCGAGCCGTGGGCCGAGCAGGGGGGTCCTTGCGATGCGGGGCAGGTCCTCGGTGGTTACCACAGGTCCACACTGTCGGGTGATCCTGTCAGCAGGCTGACAGGATCCACGGTGTTGAGTGGGATTCATCCGGGGCAGCGGGAAAGGAGTCGGTCGGTGAGGGTGCTGGTCGTCGAGGATGAGGCCAGGTTGGCCGCCTCGCTCAAGGCGGGGCTGGAGGCCGAGGGCTTCGCCGTCGACGTAGCCGCGGACGGCGGAGAGGCGCTCTGGTATGCCGAGGAGACCAGCTACGACGTGATCCTGCTCGACGTCATGCTGCCGGTGCTTAACGGCTACGAGGTCTGC encodes:
- a CDS encoding bifunctional DedA family/phosphatase PAP2 family protein is translated as MSGHLDALLSTLGPFAVILVLGVVFAETGLLFGFFLPGDSLLFTAGLLVAHGDLGVPIWVIVPAVTTAAAAGDQVGYLVGRRYGPRVLSRPQSRLLDPRHLENATMFFARHGPRAVILARFVPLARTFTPVAAGAARMRRGHFTTYNVLGATLWCASMLGAGYLFGGIGPVRHHIELITVGIIVLSLTPAGLALLRRRTWLRPWALASGAAASAALVLGLADAAGEHDGPAASDPRVAAAVVAHRDATLTPVARALSFLGGEVVVAILAGVLIVFLWTTQHRRSALILTTAMTGAAALTIGIKQLVSRHRPGPHIVLGPVDHGYSFPSGHTLMTATLVVAVVWLAWPRMTRVSQIGAAAFAALVVAAVGASRVYLGYHWTTDIIAACLIAAGWLALLALATELVSARPLELGTGPTSGVQDRSRLPYSRAPEDQKATTPPDQSQALSLTRVDDLLRQR
- a CDS encoding phosphomannose isomerase type II C-terminal cupin domain, whose amino-acid sequence is MRTWRFREPSAAITSLARRQADVRPWGDWLVLDEGPGFKVKRLHVHPHARLSLQQHHFRAEAWIVVAGIATCQVGTRSWLASPGETAHVPRCSAHRLANQHDEELLVIEVQWGAETREDDIVRLADDYGRAGVA
- a CDS encoding GtrA family protein — encoded protein: MVTTEDLPRIARTPLLGPRLAELVTFLGVGGVAYVVDVVVFNILLSTPPFSTWHPWAARCLAVAVAMLVTYVGNRQITWRGRFGADRHRKITLFVGFNLVGLAISVACLVVSHDVLGLTSRLADNISANVVGLVLGTAFRFWSYRRFVFTDPNV